The Rhinatrema bivittatum chromosome 4, aRhiBiv1.1, whole genome shotgun sequence genome window below encodes:
- the LOC115089334 gene encoding prolactin-releasing peptide receptor-like, protein MMEDKLLNDSLQNNSVPLFSGLDLLFDLKPLFVPLYAILVTVACAGNVLLILLIVITKKLHNTTNFLIGNLAAADLVMCIFCVPLTVSYAFEVRGWLFGVFMCHFVTLMQAATVFVSVLSLTAIAVDRYIVVAYPIRRRISCRSCVYVVAFIWLVSIAVSVPTSIHTHYLDLNKIGHDMIICEEFWKHQEKKRLFYSCSILFLSYMLPLSAVCISYCAISYHLRKRNVPGASSSHNQEKWTKKKKKTFRMLIISVMAFALSWLPLQVVNLIRDIDEEFIVLDKNYVNVVQVSCHLVAMSSACYNPFIYASLHDKFRFHLNSYFYHHKRRAGTFSSKASRLNTCSTLVDNPVGITDKIILQGRFSFN, encoded by the coding sequence ATGATGGAGGACAAGCTGCTTAACGATTCTTTGCAAAACAATTCAGTTCCACTGTTTTCTGGACTTGACCTCCTTTTTGACTTGAAACCCCTTTTTGTTCCTCTCTATGCCATTCTGGTAACTGTGGCTTGTGCTGGAAATGTTCTTCTTATTCTGCTCATTGTCATCACCAAAAAGCTTCACAACACCACTAACTTTCTCATTGGGAATCTGGCTGCAGCAGATTTGGTTATGTGCATTTTCTGCGTCCCACTGACAGTCTCTTATGCCTTTGAGGTCCGTGGTTGGCTCTTTGGGGTCTTTATGTGCCATTTTGTCACACTAATGCAAGCTGCCACTGTTTTTGTGTCTGTGTTATCCCTGACTGCTATTGCAGTGGATCGGTATATTGTTGTTGCTTACCCAATTCGTAGAAGGATAAGTTGCAGGTCATGTGTGTATGTTGTTGCTTTCATCTGGTTGGTCTCCATTGCAGTTTCAGTGCCAACCTCCATTCATACTCATTACCTGGATCTAAACAAGATTGGTCATGACATGATCATCTGTGAAGAATTTTGGAAGCATCAAGAGAAAAAAAGGCTGTTCTATTCCTGCTCCATCCTGTTCTTGTCCTACATGCTCCCCTTGTCTGCTGTGTGCATTTCCTACTGTGCCATTTCTTATCATCTCAGGAAGAGAAATGTCCCAGGGGCTTCTTCTTCCCATAACCAGGAAAAGTGgaccaagaagaagaagaagacctTTCGTATGCTAATTATCTCAGTCATGGCCTTTGCTCTCTCTTGGTTGCCTCTCCAAGTGGTTAACCTGATCAGAGATATTGATGAAGAGTTCATTGTTCTGGACAAGAACTATGTGAATGTCGTTCAGGTATCCTGCCACTTGGTTGCCATGAGTTCTGCTTGTTATAACCCTTTTATCTATGCCTCACTCCATGACAAATTCCGCTTTCATCTGAATAGCTATTTCTATCACCATAAGAGAAGAGCCGGTACCTTCTCAAGCAAAGCTTCAAGGCTCAATACGTGCTCCACCTTGGTGGACAACCCAGTTGGGATAACAGATAAGATCATTCTGCAGGGAAGATTTTCTTTTAACTGA